Proteins found in one Siniperca chuatsi isolate FFG_IHB_CAS linkage group LG22, ASM2008510v1, whole genome shotgun sequence genomic segment:
- the LOC122870003 gene encoding alpha-2 adrenergic receptor: MDSFNASGMDAFTVIHLNSSWSLDSGYSLAAIAGIAALVSFLILFTVVGNILVVIAVLTSRALKAPQNLFLVSLATADILVATLVMPFSLANELMGYWYFGKVWCGIYLALDVLFCTSSIVHLCAISLDRYWSVTQAVEYNLKRTPKRVKCIILIVWLISAFISSPPLISIDSNNDISSQPQCELNDDTWYILSSSIASFFAPCLIMILVYIRIYQVAKTRTRSMSGKTPRPDGVTQTENGLSKATSPFHGEKENGHCQCPHTPSQRTVTIGQQTEDADMEESSSSEGKGHKPQKAKRASQKKSSLSKQSTRISRVSNKSMDLFASRRKRRRSSLARKKVSQAREKRFTFVLAVVMGVFVVCWFPFFFSYSLYGVCRDSCRIPDPLFKFFFWIGYCNSSLNPAIYTIFNRDFRRAFQKILCKSWKKSF; encoded by the coding sequence ATGGATTCTTTTAACGCCAGCGGAATGGACGCGTTCACGGTGATCCATCTGAATTCCTCCTGGAGTCTGGACAGTGGATATTCTTTAGCAGCGATAGCCGGCATTGCTGCTCTTGTAAGTTTTCTCATTCTCTTTACCGTTGTTGGGAATATTCTGGTGGTTATTGCGGTGTTGACGAGCAGAGCGCTTAAAGCCCCACAGAACCTTTTTCTGGTGTCTCTCGCCACCGCGGACATCCTAGTCGCCACTTTGGTGATGCCGTTTTCTCTGGCGAATGAACTTATGGGCTACTGGTATTTTGGAAAAGTTTGGTGCGGTATTTATCTGGCTTTGGATGTTTTGTTCTGCACTTCGTCTATTGTTCACCTGTGCGCAATAAGCCTGGACCGGTACTGGTCCGTTACGCAGGCTGTAGAGTACAACCTGAAGCGGACTCCCAAACGCGTCAAGTGCATCATCTTAATTGTGTGGCTTATATCTGCTTTCATCTCATCTCCACCTCTCATATCTATAGACAGCAACAATGATATCAGCTCTCAGCCTCAGTGCGAGCTGAATGATGACACTTGGTACATCCTCTCCTCCAGCATCGCGTCCTTCTTCGCTCCCTGCTTAATCATGATCCTGGTGTATATCAGAATATACCAGGTGGCCAAAACCAGAACCAGAAGCATGTCGGGGAAAACCCCCAGGCCAGATGGTGTTACACAAACTGAGAATGGACTGAGCAAAGCCACCTCTCCTTTCCATGGTGAGAAAGAGAACGGTCACTGTCAGTGCCCGCATACGCCCAGCCAACGCACCGTCACCATTGGGCAACAGACTGAGGATGCTGACATGGAGGAGAGCTCCTCCTCAGAGGGCAAAGGTCACAAACCCCAGAAAGCCAAGAGGGCCAGCCAAAAGAAAAGCTCCCTCTCCAAACAATCCACTCGCATCTCCAGAGTCAGTAACAAATCCATGGACCTCTTCGCCTCCAGGAGGAAACGTCGCCGGAGCTCCTTAGCCAGGAAAAAGGTCTCTCAAGCCAGGGAAAAGAGGTTTACATTCGTCCTGGCTGTGGTCATGGGGGTGTTTGTTGTGTGCTGGTTCCCCTTTTTCTTTAGCTACAGCCTGTACGGCGTGTGCAGGGACTCCTGTAGAATCCCCGACCCGCTCTTTAAATTTTTCTTCTGGATTGGCTACTGTAACAGCTCCCTCAACCCTGCCATCTACACCATCTTCAACCGGGACTTCAGACGCGCCTTCCAGAAGATCCTCTGCAAGTCATGGAAAAAGTCTTTTTAG